In a single window of the Arthrobacter sp. StoSoilA2 genome:
- a CDS encoding LpqB family beta-propeller domain-containing protein, which produces MRVLGTARRRVFVAVLAALMVLLASCAQIPRSGPVGKSQDEGAGNPNAPVFFPAAPRAGSTPEAVIEDFYMAGSGYEDDYPVARQYLTQAQAVTWKPDKRAIVFRGARVVKTAVENEYVYEVDLAYTVDADGIATQFPPGTKETIPVSLEKVEGEWRISKVPDGTAIPEETFKVIYGAFPIYFYDPTFTYAVPDYRWFIKKKTVKSMTSALLAGPAPYLRGAVVSAFPSGMKLARESVPVVSGAAQVDLSAKELFDASAEDRQRMQNQLALTFRGQPDVINVQLRADQDLVRVEDNGTVLPPVVDKNVPARQVAVSNGDLVRYENNRVSPLPDIQSVAGLGPHSPAESPVSQTVAFLNGDKTTLYSIEPGQPARQLTTRSTLSGPSFSPHDWVWTAGPGASGNTEVVAFKPTGVAPGMAVPTATITPTWLSGRTVKDFRISREGTRALVISEANGKSVVQVTGIVRNADGAPKDLTTPITLFTSTSPDQGVWVNGSTVAVMSSSATATVVPELLSLTSGEPQQLAPWDGLMSLSAGNGSEQIYGQSTAGIFQRVGNGWELQLKGPTEPAFPG; this is translated from the coding sequence ATGAGGGTCCTTGGCACCGCACGCAGGCGGGTTTTCGTTGCTGTGCTGGCGGCGCTCATGGTCTTACTGGCTTCGTGCGCCCAGATTCCCCGGTCCGGTCCAGTGGGAAAAAGCCAGGATGAGGGAGCGGGAAACCCCAATGCCCCTGTCTTCTTCCCCGCAGCACCGCGTGCAGGCTCCACACCTGAAGCCGTCATTGAGGATTTCTATATGGCCGGCAGCGGCTATGAGGACGACTATCCCGTAGCGCGGCAATATTTGACCCAAGCCCAGGCCGTAACGTGGAAGCCGGATAAGCGGGCCATCGTTTTCCGCGGAGCCCGCGTGGTCAAGACGGCTGTGGAGAATGAATACGTCTACGAGGTCGACCTTGCCTACACGGTGGATGCGGACGGAATAGCCACGCAGTTCCCACCGGGAACCAAGGAGACCATCCCCGTCTCGCTGGAGAAAGTGGAGGGGGAGTGGCGGATCTCCAAGGTTCCGGATGGTACTGCGATTCCGGAAGAGACCTTCAAGGTCATCTACGGCGCCTTCCCCATCTACTTCTACGACCCGACGTTCACGTATGCGGTGCCGGACTACCGATGGTTCATCAAGAAGAAGACTGTTAAGTCCATGACCAGTGCCCTGCTTGCCGGGCCTGCGCCTTATTTGCGTGGGGCAGTGGTGAGCGCTTTTCCCTCCGGGATGAAGTTGGCCAGGGAATCTGTCCCTGTCGTTTCAGGAGCAGCCCAGGTGGATTTGTCGGCCAAGGAACTGTTCGACGCATCGGCAGAAGACCGCCAACGCATGCAGAACCAGCTGGCCTTAACCTTCAGGGGGCAACCGGACGTCATTAACGTCCAGCTTCGCGCCGACCAGGACCTGGTCCGCGTCGAGGACAACGGGACAGTTCTGCCACCGGTTGTGGACAAGAATGTTCCTGCCCGCCAGGTTGCCGTCAGTAACGGCGACTTGGTCCGCTATGAGAACAACCGGGTTTCGCCATTGCCTGATATTCAGTCGGTTGCAGGTCTCGGCCCCCATTCACCCGCCGAGTCGCCCGTATCCCAAACCGTTGCCTTCCTCAACGGCGACAAAACCACGTTGTACTCCATCGAGCCGGGTCAACCGGCCCGCCAACTGACCACCCGAAGCACGTTGAGCGGGCCTTCGTTCAGTCCTCATGATTGGGTTTGGACGGCGGGACCAGGCGCCAGCGGGAACACGGAGGTTGTGGCATTCAAGCCCACTGGCGTTGCCCCTGGCATGGCTGTGCCCACGGCGACCATAACGCCCACGTGGCTGTCCGGACGGACCGTCAAGGATTTCCGGATCTCACGCGAAGGTACCCGGGCGCTGGTGATATCCGAGGCGAACGGTAAATCAGTGGTTCAAGTGACAGGCATCGTCCGGAATGCAGACGGCGCGCCCAAGGATCTTACGACTCCAATCACTCTTTTCACCTCCACCTCCCCTGACCAGGGAGTCTGGGTCAACGGATCCACCGTTGCCGTCATGTCCAGTTCGGCTACGGCTACCGTGGTTCCGGAGTTGCTCTCGCTTACCTCGGGGGAGCCGCAGCAACTGGCACCGTGGGACGGCCTCATGAGCCTGAGCGCAGGTAACGGGTCGGAACAGATCTACGGGCAGTCCACAGCGGGAATTTTTCAACGTGTCGGAAATGGTTGGGAACTTCAGCTCAAGGGCCCAACGGAGCCGGCCTTCCCGGGCTGA
- the mtrB gene encoding MtrAB system histidine kinase MtrB has protein sequence MWRARIWTRRGLILVLRVSRLVSIGVRQIRPGLRFLWRSLLRRWRRSLEFRTVLTTLLLAVTSFAIVGAYLSNQIANNLFQERLAQAESESRYNVKQVQDTFDGAQVTDQSSVITLVYDTLTAVEGRGSVIQRRYVFEAVPEQTKPRNRWVESRASDQLTVRVIPPELRKAVQEGGKQQFWASMQFPVGNEDRPGIAVGNKVTFNGTAYELYLIYDLNTAQKTLDEIQNVLWAGGAALVLMIGAIAWYVTRNVVSPVSHAAVVSEKLAAGQLQERMVVKGEDEVARLGASFNHMAASLQEQITQLATLSQMQQRFVSDVSHELRTPLTTVRMAAEVLYDAREDFDPMNKRSAELLYHQVERFQSLLSDLLEISRFDAGAAILDAEPQDIFQVISHVMEGAAPVASEYGSEVRLNARQKSIIVEMDSRRIDRILRNLLLNALEHGEGKPIHISVAANHDAVAVAVRDHGIGMSPAEAARVFDRFWRADPARARTTGGSGLGLSIAAEDTKLHNGWLQAWGRKGAGSNFRLTLPLKQGGTILKSPLQLEPADIDLPGAGSERQMLVLGTGFGSTDGKSDVGTPPSGDEGKGDGS, from the coding sequence ATGTGGCGCGCCCGGATATGGACACGGCGTGGCCTGATTCTGGTTCTCAGGGTTTCCCGCCTCGTCTCGATCGGTGTCCGGCAGATACGGCCGGGTCTTCGCTTCCTCTGGCGTTCTTTGCTGAGGCGGTGGCGGCGGTCACTGGAGTTCAGGACCGTGCTGACGACGCTGCTGCTTGCCGTAACGTCTTTTGCGATCGTCGGAGCGTACCTTTCCAACCAGATAGCCAATAACCTGTTCCAGGAAAGACTCGCCCAGGCGGAGTCGGAGTCCCGATACAACGTAAAACAGGTTCAGGACACCTTTGACGGCGCACAGGTTACTGATCAATCAAGCGTCATCACGCTGGTCTATGACACGCTAACCGCCGTGGAGGGCCGGGGCTCGGTGATCCAGCGGCGCTACGTTTTTGAAGCCGTGCCGGAACAGACCAAACCCCGTAACCGCTGGGTAGAGTCGCGCGCCTCTGACCAACTCACCGTCCGTGTCATCCCGCCGGAATTGCGGAAGGCTGTCCAGGAAGGCGGGAAGCAACAGTTCTGGGCCTCCATGCAGTTCCCGGTGGGAAACGAGGACCGCCCCGGTATTGCTGTCGGAAACAAAGTGACCTTTAACGGCACTGCCTATGAGTTGTATTTGATCTATGACCTGAACACCGCCCAGAAGACCCTGGACGAAATCCAGAACGTGCTGTGGGCCGGTGGTGCGGCGCTCGTGCTGATGATTGGTGCCATCGCGTGGTACGTCACACGCAATGTCGTCAGCCCTGTGAGCCATGCTGCCGTGGTGTCGGAAAAGCTGGCGGCGGGCCAACTCCAAGAGCGCATGGTGGTCAAGGGTGAGGATGAGGTCGCCAGGCTTGGTGCTTCGTTCAACCATATGGCGGCCAGCCTGCAGGAGCAGATCACCCAGCTCGCCACGTTGTCGCAAATGCAGCAAAGATTCGTCTCGGATGTCTCGCACGAACTTCGCACGCCCTTGACCACCGTTCGCATGGCCGCGGAGGTCCTTTACGACGCCCGTGAAGACTTCGACCCTATGAACAAACGCTCGGCCGAGCTCCTCTATCACCAAGTGGAGCGCTTCCAGTCCTTGTTGTCGGACCTGCTGGAGATTTCGCGCTTCGATGCCGGTGCAGCCATCCTGGACGCCGAACCCCAGGATATCTTCCAAGTGATCTCGCACGTCATGGAGGGCGCAGCACCCGTAGCCTCCGAGTACGGGTCCGAGGTTCGCCTCAACGCCCGTCAGAAGAGCATCATTGTCGAAATGGACTCGCGCAGGATCGACCGGATCCTGAGGAACCTGCTGCTCAACGCCCTTGAGCATGGCGAAGGAAAACCGATCCACATTTCTGTGGCAGCAAACCATGACGCCGTGGCCGTGGCCGTGCGGGACCACGGTATTGGAATGAGCCCAGCGGAAGCTGCCAGGGTTTTCGACCGTTTCTGGCGGGCTGACCCGGCACGCGCCCGAACTACTGGTGGCAGCGGCCTGGGATTGTCCATCGCAGCCGAAGACACCAAGCTCCACAATGGCTGGCTTCAGGCGTGGGGCCGCAAAGGGGCGGGCTCAAACTTCAGGTTGACCTTGCCGCTGAAGCAGGGCGGAACCATCCTCAAGTCGCCCCTTCAGTTGGAACCTGCCGACATCGACTTGCCCGGAGCCGGAAGCGAACGCCAGATGCTTGTCCTGGGCACAGGTTTTGGCAGTACAGACGGCAAATCCGACGTCGGAACGCCTCCTTCGGGTGACGAGGGAAAGGGCGATGGATCATGA
- the mtrA gene encoding MtrAB system response regulator MtrA, whose protein sequence is MKARILVVDDDEALAEMIGIVLRNDGFEPVFCADGGQALEVFRSSKPDLVLLDLMLPGSDGIEVCRQIRGESDVPIVMLTAKSDTSDVVRGLESGADDYVPKPFKPAELVARVRARLRPGEQKAPETLRIADVTIDVAGHLVTRGGERISLTPLEFDLLVALARKPWQVFTRELLLEQVWGYRHAADTRLVNVHVQRLRSKIERDPEAPEVVLTVRGVGYKAGS, encoded by the coding sequence ATGAAGGCACGCATTCTGGTAGTTGACGACGACGAAGCGCTCGCAGAGATGATTGGTATTGTCCTGCGCAATGATGGCTTCGAGCCCGTATTCTGCGCAGACGGCGGCCAGGCTCTTGAGGTGTTCCGTTCCTCCAAACCCGATTTGGTGCTCCTGGACCTCATGCTGCCGGGTTCGGATGGAATCGAAGTTTGCCGGCAGATTCGTGGAGAATCGGACGTCCCCATTGTCATGCTCACGGCGAAATCGGACACCTCGGATGTTGTTCGAGGTCTTGAATCCGGCGCTGACGACTACGTGCCCAAGCCTTTCAAACCCGCTGAACTCGTGGCTCGTGTCCGTGCGCGCCTTCGGCCGGGCGAACAAAAGGCTCCGGAAACGCTGCGGATTGCTGATGTAACCATCGACGTCGCCGGGCACCTCGTCACCCGAGGTGGAGAGCGCATCTCGCTTACGCCCTTGGAGTTCGACCTCCTGGTGGCATTGGCCCGGAAGCCGTGGCAGGTCTTTACGCGCGAACTTTTGCTTGAACAGGTATGGGGATACCGCCATGCCGCGGACACCCGGTTGGTCAATGTCCATGTTCAGCGTTTGCGCTCCAAGATTGAACGGGATCCGGAAGCGCCCGAAGTTGTATTGACGGTGCGTGGTGTCGGGTATAAAGCAGGTTCCTGA